One window of Watersipora subatra chromosome 3, tzWatSuba1.1, whole genome shotgun sequence genomic DNA carries:
- the LOC137391205 gene encoding glutathione S-transferase 1-like isoform X4, producing MAGQMKLIYFDTKGRAEGTRLLFKLAGKDFIDCRLTKEEWAALKPSTPKGQLPVLEVDGKMICESNAIARYVARELKSCSGIGEKAFHALYAKTEEEKAEAAKSVTEVLQATDKLTAHIKKGKFILGDKASLADTAVYSIIDLLQEHMKELKMDEYPTISELVKNYTEIPAVADWLKTRPGNK from the exons ATGGCCGGTCAGATGAAGCTTATATACTTCGATACCAAAGGAAGAGCTGAAGGTACTAGACTCTTGTTTAAACTGGCAGGAAAAGACTTTATTGACTGCAGGTTGACAAAGGAAGAATGGGCAGCACTCAAGCCGT CTACACCAAAAGGACAACTCCCAGTTCTAGAAGTTGATGGAAAGATGATATGTGAAAGTAATGCAATAGCGAGATATGTTGCCAGAGAGCTAA AGAGCTGCTCAGGGATTGGTGAAAAGGCTTTTCATGCGCTTTATGCAAAAACAGAAGAAGAAAAA GCTGAGGCTGCCAAAAGCGTAACTGAAGTTCTGCAAGCTACTGACAAACTTACTGCCCACATAAAAAAAGGAAAGTTCATTCTTGGAGATAAG GCATCATTAGCAGACACGGCTGTATACTCTATCATCGATCTGCTCCAGGAGCACATGAAAGAACTAAAAATGGATGAGTATCCTACAATCTCTGAGCTTGTAAAGAATTATACAGAAATACCTGCAGTTGCTGATTGGCTCAAGACAAGACCTGGTAATAAGTAG
- the LOC137391205 gene encoding glutathione S-transferase 1-like isoform X1, with protein sequence MAGQMKLIYFDTKGRAEGTRLLFKLAGKDFIDCRLTKEEWAALKPSTPKGQLPVLEVDGKMICESNAIARYVARELNLYGSSNWEAAVVDMIAESCSGIGEKAFHALYAKTEEEKAEAAKSVTEVLQATDKLTAHIKKGKFILGDKASLADTAVYSIIDLLQEHMKELKMDEYPTISELVKNYTEIPAVADWLKTRPGNK encoded by the exons ATGGCCGGTCAGATGAAGCTTATATACTTCGATACCAAAGGAAGAGCTGAAGGTACTAGACTCTTGTTTAAACTGGCAGGAAAAGACTTTATTGACTGCAGGTTGACAAAGGAAGAATGGGCAGCACTCAAGCCGT CTACACCAAAAGGACAACTCCCAGTTCTAGAAGTTGATGGAAAGATGATATGTGAAAGTAATGCAATAGCGAGATATGTTGCCAGAGAGCTAA ATTTGTATGGGTCCAGTAACTGGGAAGCTGCTGTTGTTGACATGATTGCGGAGAGCTGCTCAGGGATTGGTGAAAAGGCTTTTCATGCGCTTTATGCAAAAACAGAAGAAGAAAAA GCTGAGGCTGCCAAAAGCGTAACTGAAGTTCTGCAAGCTACTGACAAACTTACTGCCCACATAAAAAAAGGAAAGTTCATTCTTGGAGATAAG GCATCATTAGCAGACACGGCTGTATACTCTATCATCGATCTGCTCCAGGAGCACATGAAAGAACTAAAAATGGATGAGTATCCTACAATCTCTGAGCTTGTAAAGAATTATACAGAAATACCTGCAGTTGCTGATTGGCTCAAGACAAGACCTGGTAATAAGTAG
- the LOC137391205 gene encoding glutathione S-transferase 1-like isoform X3: MVGQMKLTYFDIKGRAEVVRLLFKLAGRDFIDCRLTMEEWAAFKPSTPKGQLPVLEVDGKMICESNTITRYVARELNLYGSSNWEAAVIDMIGDSCSGVFEHATKSYHAKTEEEKAEAIKKLTSSLESTDKLIAQLKKGKFVLGAEASLGDTSLYAMTELLQEHMKDLKLDGYPTISELVKNFTEIPAVADWLKTRPGN; encoded by the exons ATGGTGGGTCAGATGAAGCTTACATACTTTGATATCAAAGGAAGAGCTGAAGTTGTTAGACTCTTGTTTAAACTGGCAGGAAGAGACTTTATTGACTGCAGGTTGACAATGGAAGAATGGGCAGCATTCAAGCCAT CTACACCAAAAGGACAACTCCCAGTTCTAGAAGTTGATGGAAAGATGATATGTGAAAGTAATACAATAACCAGATATGTTGCCAGAGAGCTGA ATTTGTATGGATCCAGTAACTGGGAAGCTGCTGTTATCGATATGATTGGCGACAGCTGTTCAGGAGTTTTTGAGCATGCTACTAAATCATACCATGCAAAAACTGAAGAAGAGAAG GCTGAAGCGATAAAAAAGTTAACATCAAGCCTGGAGTCTACTGATAAGctcattgctcaattgaagaaAGGAAAGTTTGTTCTTGGAGCTGAG GCATCGCTAGGTGACACTTCATTATACGCCATGACTGAGCTTCTCCAAGAGCACATGAAAGATTTAAAGCTGGATGGATATCCTACAATCTCTGAACTGGTAAAGAATTTTACAGAAATACCTGCAGTTGCCGATTGGCTCAAGACAAGACCTGGcaactaa
- the LOC137390777 gene encoding homeobox-like protein HDP1: MIDAVNMIDAVNMIDAANMIDAVNMIDAVNMIDAVNMIDAVNMIDAVNMIDAVNMIDAANMIDAANMIDAANMIDAVNMIDAVNMIDAVNMIDAVNMIDAVNMIDAVNMIDAANMIDAANMIDAANMIDAVNMIDAVNMIDAVNMIDAVNMIDAANMIDAANMIDAANMIDAVNMIDAGRN, from the coding sequence ATGATTGATGCTGTGAACATGATTGATGCTGTGAACATGATTGATGCTGCGAACATGATTGATGCTGTGAACATGATTGATGCTGTGAACATGATTGATGCTGTGAACATGATTGATGCTGTGAACATGATTGATGCTGTGAACATGATTGATGCTGTGAACATGATTGATGCTGCGAACATGATTGATGCTGCGAACATGATTGATGCTGCGAACATGATTGATGCTGTGAACATGATTGATGCTGTGAACATGATTGATGCTGTGAACATGATTGATGCTGTGAACATGATTGATGCTGTGAACATGATTGATGCTGTGAACATGATTGATGCTGCGAACATGATTGATGCTGCGAACATGATTGATGCTGCGAACATGATTGATGCTGTGAACATGATTGATGCTGTGAACATGATTGATGCTGTGAACATGATTGATGCTGTGAACATGATTGATGCTGCGAACATGATTGATGCTGCGAACATGATTGATGCTGCGAACATGATTGATGCTGTGAACATGATTGATGCTGGCAGAAATTAA